In the Agrobacterium vitis genome, TTGCCCAAAGCATTCTCTCCAACGCGGGCCAAGCCTGCGTGGCTGGCTCACGCCTGATTGTAGAGCGCAGCGTGATGGAGCCTTTGGCAGAAGCGATCATAGCCAAGATGAGGGCCGTGAAAGCTGGCCCAACTTGGGATGCGACAGCACAATATTCGCCGATCATCTCCCAGCGTCAACGCGAGCGGATCGACAGCATCGTCAAGGCCGCCATTGATGCCGGGGCGGAATGTTTGACGGGTGGCGATATCATGGAGGGCGATGGGTATTTTTATACGCCGACCTTGCTCTCCCATGTCGATCAGCATTCCCCGGCGGTCACGCAGGAAATATTCGGCCCCGTGTTGACCATGCAAACGTTTGAGCATGAAGACGAGGCGCTGGCTTTGGCAGACCACCCCACCTATGGACTTTGTGCCGGCCTGTTTACCCGTGATCTCTCCCGCGCCCTTCGCCTGACACGCGCACTTCAGGCAGGCACCGTCTGGGTAAACCGCTATGGTCGGTCGCGTGACCATATTTTGCCCACGGGCGGCTACAAGCAATCCGGCATTGGCAAGGATCTGGGCCGCGAGGCCTACCATGCCAATCGCAAGAGCAAGAGTGTGTTGATTGGGCTTTGAGGCATCCGTACTGTTGAGTTGCCTTCGGCCCCCCTCATCCCCCTGCCGGGGACTTCTCCCCGCCGGGGAGAAGAGACAATACGGTCAACGTTATCCCGGAAAACGCTGGATTCTTTGCTTTCTGTCCATCATTGATGGAGCGGAGAGATATCCACGAATCTCTTTTCCCCGGCGGGGAGAAGGTGCCGGCAGGCGGATGAGGGGGGCGAAGCCACAAAACTCTTTCTACTGAAACTTATCCAGCATCTTATAATACATCCCCACCAGCGGCAAAAACCATGGCTTGCCAAAATGTCCCGGCACGGCAGGCCACTCCAACCCCTTCAGCGGATTGGCATCGGGCTTGCCCATGATGGTATCGGCCATGATCATGCCGAGGTGGGTGGAGAGCTGCGCCCCATGGCCGGAATAGCCCATGGCATACCACAAGCCGTCCTGATATCCTGCGCGGGGGTAACGGTCCTTGGTCATATCCACCAGACCGCCCCAGCAATAGTCGATCTCGACCTTGGCAAGCTGGGGGAAAATCGCGGCAAGGGATTGGCGGAGGATTTCGCCGCTTTTGGCGTCCGATTGCTGATCGGATGTGGCAGAGAAACGGGCACGACCGCCGAAAATCAGCCGATTATCGGGCGACAAGCGCCAGTAATTGCCAATGTTCATGGTGTTGACGCAAGTGCGGTTGCCCGGCATCACGCTCGCCACTTCTGTGTCCGATAAAGGTCGTGTGGCAATCAGAAAGCTGCCAACGGCAATGATGCGGCGGCGGAAGAAGCTGAAATTGGGCGTGGTATAAGCCCCGGTGGCCACCAGCACATCCTTGGCCGTCACGCGGCCCCGCGCGGTGGTCAGGCGGTGGCGGTCTCCCTGCTTTTCAATAGAGATGACAGAGGCCTGCTCGGCAATGTCAGCGCCGTGGCGGTGGGCGGCGGTTGCAAGGCCCACCACATAGCGGCCCATATGCATCATGGCGCTCTTTTTGGACAGCATGGCACCATGAAAAGGTGAG is a window encoding:
- a CDS encoding NAD(P)/FAD-dependent oxidoreductase; amino-acid sequence: MKYLSYWHDTAPKFAEGITGAIEGDFDVAVIGGGFTGLAAARQLAKAGAKVIVLEGQRIGWGASGRNGGHLNNGLAHSYLGAKAELGKERAIALYQALDSSIDTIEALIAEEGIDCNFRRAGKLKLASKPQHFEGLARNFEALHEEVDPDTALLSPSDLKREVGSPFHGAMLSKKSAMMHMGRYVVGLATAAHRHGADIAEQASVISIEKQGDRHRLTTARGRVTAKDVLVATGAYTTPNFSFFRRRIIAVGSFLIATRPLSDTEVASVMPGNRTCVNTMNIGNYWRLSPDNRLIFGGRARFSATSDQQSDAKSGEILRQSLAAIFPQLAKVEIDYCWGGLVDMTKDRYPRAGYQDGLWYAMGYSGHGAQLSTHLGMIMADTIMGKPDANPLKGLEWPAVPGHFGKPWFLPLVGMYYKMLDKFQ